One Misgurnus anguillicaudatus chromosome 19, ASM2758022v2, whole genome shotgun sequence genomic region harbors:
- the arpc1b gene encoding actin-related protein 2/3 complex subunit 1B has translation MAYHSFLLEPISCHAWNKDRTQIALCPNNHDVHIYKKDGNNWNKIHELKEHNGQVTGIDWAPESNRIVTCGTDRNAYVWTLKGDTWKPTLVILRINRAARCVKWSPKENKFAVGSGSRLISVCYFEQENDWWVCKHIKKPIRSTILCLDWHPNNVLLAAGSCDFKCRIFSAYIKEVEEKPAATAWGSKMPFGEVMFESTGSSGWVHGVCFSDSGNRVAWASHDSTVAVAEGGKTTVCASLTSETLPLLCVTFITENSLVAAGHDCYPVLFVYNSDKAALSFGGKLDVPKQSAQKGMTARERFQNLDKKATSDSKEAVLESVHKNSISQISLLGGGKAKCTKFCTTGMDGGMAIWDVKTLESAMKDLKIV, from the exons ATGGCTTATCATAGCTTTCTGCTTGAACCTATCAGCTGCCATGCCTGGAACAAGGACCGAACCC AAATCGCACTGTGTCCTAATAACCATGACGTCCATATCTACAAAAAGGATGGAAACAACTGGAACAAAATCCATGAGCTAAAGGAGCACAATGGGCAGGTGACGG GCATTGACTGGGCTCCAGAGAGCAACCGCATTGTCACCTGCGGTACCGACCGTAACGCCTATGTGTGGACACTGAAGGGAGACACATGGAAGCCCACCCTGGTCATTCTCAGGATCAACCGTGCTGCCCGCTGTGTAAAGTGGTCCCCCAAAGAAAACAAGTTTGCTGTGGGCAGTGGTTCACGTCTGATCTCAGTGTGCTATTTTGAGCAGGAAAATGACTG GTGGGTGTGCAAGCACATTAAGAAGCCCATCCGCTCCACCATTCTGTGTTTGGACTGGCACCCCAATAATGTGCTGTTGGCAGCTGGATCATGTGACTTTAAATGCAG GATCTTTTCTGCTTACATCAAAGAAGTAGAGGAGAAGCCGGCTGCGACAGCATGGGGCTCTAAAATGCCGTTCGGAGAGGTCATGTTTGAGTCCACTGGATCTTCAGGCTGGGTGCATGGTGTCTGTTTCTCAGACAGCGGGAACCGTGTGGCCTGGGCCAGCCATGACAGCACCGTAGCTGTGGCAGAGGGTGGCAAGACCACTGT ATGTGCCAGTCTGACTTCAGAAACCTTGCCTCTTTTGTGCGTGACCTTCATTACGGAGAACAGTCTGGTGGCAGCTGGTCATGATTGCTACCCAGTACTCTTTGTCTATAATTCGGACAAAGCCGCCCTATCTTTCGGTGGTAAACTGGATGTGCCCAAACAGAGCGCTCAGAAGGGCATGACAGCCAGAGAGCGCTTCCAAAACCTGGATAAGAAAGCCACCAGTGACAGCAAAGAGGCCGTCCTGGAGTCTGTGCACAAGAACAGCATCAG CCAAATCTCACTTCTTGGTGGGGGAAAAGCAAAGTGTACCAAATTCTGCACCACTGGTATGGATGGAGGCATGGCTATTTGGGATGTTAAG aCCCTTGAATCTGCAATGAAGGACCTCAAGATTGTCTAA
- the arpc1a gene encoding actin-related protein 2/3 complex subunit 1A, with protein sequence MSLHQFLLEPITCHAWNRDRTQIAISPNNHEVHIYKKSGNQWVKVHELKEHNGHITGIDWAPKSDRIVTCGADRNAYVWSQKDGVWKPTLVILRINRAATFVKWSPLENKFAVGSGARLISVCYFESENDWWVSKHIKKPIRSTVLSLDWHPNNVLLAAGSCDFKCRVFSAYIKEVDEKPAPTPWGSKMPFGQVMAEFGGAGSGGWVHSVCFSASGNKLAWVSHDSTVTVVDPTITSTPSQLKTEFLALLSVTFVSENNIVAAGHDCCPMLFSFDDGGTLTFISKLDIPKQSIQRNISAMERFRNMDKRATTEDRNSTLETLHQNSITQVSIYEGDKRDCRKFCTTGIDGAMTIWDFKTLESSIQGLRIM encoded by the exons ATGTCACTCCACCAGTTTCTGTTGGAACCCATCACATGCCACGCATGGAACCGGGACAGGACCC AAATTGCTATAAGTCCAAACAACCACGAAGTCCATATATACAAGAAAAGTGGAAATCAGTGGGTGAAAGTTCACGAATTAAAAGAACACAATGGACACATCACAG GCATTGACTGGGCTCCCAAAAGTGATCGCATTGTGACCTGCGGAGCCGACCGCAATGCTTACGTATGGAGTCAGAAGGATGGCGTGTGGAAACCCACCCTTGTTATTCTCAGGATCAACCGTGCTGCCACATTCGTGAAATGGTCTCCATTGGAGAACAAGTTTGCAGTGGGGAGCGGAGCACGACTCATATCCGTTTGCTACTTTGAGTCTGAAAATGATTG GTGGGTTAGTAAACACATCAAAAAGCCCATCCGCTCAACTGTCCTCAGTTTAGACTGGCATCCAAACAATGTGCTTCTGGCTGCCGGGTCATGCGACTTCAAATGCAG ggTATTTTCTGCGTACATCAAGGAGGTGGATGAAAAACCAGCTCCAACTCCATGGGGATCCAAGATGCCTTTCGGGCAGGTGATGGCAGAGTTTGGTGGGGCAGGCAGTGGAGGGTGGGTTCACAGTGTCTGTTTCTCAGCCAGTGGGAATAAACTGGCGTGGGTCAGCCATGACAGCACCGTAACTGTAGTGGACCCCACAATCACCTCAAC GCCAAGCCAGTTGAAGACAGAATTCCTTGCCCTTCTGAGTGTGACTTTTGTTTCTGAGAACAACATTGTTGCCGCA GGACACGACTGCTGCCCTATGCTGTTCAGTTTTGATGATGGTGGAACCTTGACCTTCATATCCAAGTTGGACATTCCAAAGCAGAGCATCCAACGCAACATCTCCGCCATGGAGCGCTTCCGCAACATGGACAAGAGAGCCACCACCGAGGATCGCAATAGCACCCTAGAAACACTGCATCAGAACAGCATCACCCAAGT GTCTATATATGAAGGAGACAAAAGAGATTGTCGCAAATTCTGCACTACAGGAATTGACGGAGCGATGACCATATGGGATTTCAAG ACTTTAGAGTCTTCTATCCAAGGTCTGCGGATCATGTAA